One window of Panthera tigris isolate Pti1 chromosome C2, P.tigris_Pti1_mat1.1, whole genome shotgun sequence genomic DNA carries:
- the DPPA4 gene encoding developmental pluripotency-associated protein 4 translates to MDVSNLKAGSVCGGSGTRGKTDWLLSQQNSTKKSGEDYFACKSQPVSRETTEKQQASGEPKLPRTSVNGTKQKRSMKEDKEKTAQDNARVRIRKKIPIPPLPSTLPPVNLLHRDVVRAWCQQLKLSTKGQKLDAYRRLCEFAYPNQMNIPLTAKEAKILTPSQKRSKMDKGEMFLENSKKKSSSHGTHPPEVAAPPEGGMQALVGSDPLPEGVETVVVTTSAPDAVFASWSRIASTAGKMETVESSQDAYGVRWCVVHGKSLPADTEGWVRLQFHAGQAWVPEKQGRVCALFLLPACNFPPPHLEDNMLCPKCVRRNKVLMKSLQ, encoded by the exons ATGGATGTGAGCAATCTCAAGGCAGGTAGTGTATGTGGTGGGTCGGGCACCCGAGGGAAAACTGACTGGCTCCTCTCTCAGCAGAACTCCACAAAGAAGTCAGGGGAAGACTATTTCGCTTGCAAATCCCAACCTGTATCAAGAGAAACCACAGAAAAACAGCAAGCTTCTGGTGAACCAAAGTTACCAAGAACCTCAGTGAACGGGACCAAACAAAAAAGATCTATGAAAGAAGACAAAG AAAAGACAGCACAAGACAATGCAAGAGTAAGAATTCGGAAGAAAATCCCTATTCCTCCATTACCTTCCACACTGCCACCAGTCAACTTGCTTCATAGAGACGTGGTGCGGGCCTGGTGCCAACAACTGAAGCTGAGCACCAAAGGCCAG AAATTAGATGCATATAGGCGGCTGTGTGAATTTGCTTACCCGAATCAAATG AACATTCCCCTCACTGCAAAGGAGGCCAAGATTCTCACACCATCACAAAAAAGGTCAAAGATGGACAAGGGagaaatgtttctggaaaattctaagaaaaagagCTCTTCTCATGGAACCCACCCTCCTGAAGTGGCTGCTCCCCCTGAGGGTGGGATGCAGGCCCTCGTTGGGTCTGATCCTCTTCCGGAAGGAGTCGAAACGGTGGTTGTGACAACTTCAGCCCCGGATGCTGTGTTTGCCTCCTGGTCCAGAATTGCATCCACGGCTGGGAAGATGGAGACAGTGGAATCATCACAAGATGCCTATG gtgtCCGGTGGTGTGTGGTCCATGGGAAAAGTCTGCCTGCAGACACAGAGGGTTGGGTTCGCCTACAGTTTCATGCAGGGCAAGCCTGGGTGCCTGAAAAACAGGGGAGAGTGTGTGCCCTCTTTCTGCTACCTGCCTGTAATTTTCCACCCCCACACCTGGAAGACAATATGCTGTGCCCCAA